The Topomyia yanbarensis strain Yona2022 chromosome 3, ASM3024719v1, whole genome shotgun sequence nucleotide sequence atgactgCCGAGCAATCATACCTTGACCAGGTTCCAAAAACGAAACCAGGATTCTTAAGACTGCAGGTTGAAGTTAACCGAGACCGCTCTAATTTGGACAGCGGCATTTTCTGATGAATTGGCACGACCCTGGGGTGTAgaacaattattttaaaacagtCATTTTTTTGGTACCTCAAGCAATCTATGCAACCACTATTACTGTTCATTCACCCGTAACAAGAACTACTACGATTTCAAAACTTACTTTTGTGGGCATATATCACAAACATAGGGCCGTTCTCCTGGAAGATTTAAGGTAGAGTTATCATTTCGTTTTTTACgcaaattttatttatgaaCACAAACCTGAATGATTTTTAACGTGCGTCTTCAGTGAGAAATTTTTCGTAAACCGGGCACCACAAATATCACAGGAAAAGTTTCTTTCCTTGGTATGAGTCAGCATATGTTGTTTTACAGCACTTACTGTGAAGAATCGCGAAGGACACTGCTCACAACCATAAAGCCTCAGTGCCGTGTGCCGTCGACAGTGCACATCGAACGCTGTTTTGTTATGGAAGCCTTTGTCACAGTGGTCACACTTGAATGGAGCAACACTTGCATGAGCTCGTGTATGGTTTCTTGCTCCGCAGATACTTTTGAATCTCTTCTTACATACATGACAGGAGTATTTTTTGCCAGTTGAGTGGTAAAGCTTGTGATCTTCCAGTTTCAGTGGACTAAAAAAGACTTCTTCACATTCATCACAGTCAACTACTTGATTAGCATGTCTTGTTTTCATATGATCCCGTAACTGAGCTGTTGTCTTGAACACTCTCGTACACAAATCGCAAGCCTTCCCAGTGCTATCGGCTAGTTTTTTATCTATTGCTTTTTGTGTCTGACACTCTTTATTATTGTCCTTATTCATATCATGTCCCGAAAAATCTTTCCTTGGGAATTCATCTGAACTAATCTGTAATTCCTCCTTGCCCATAATGACTGCTTCGTCTTGCAACTCCTGTTGAACAATAATCATTTCCCATAGTTTGCGATCGGTTTCGGTACAACTTTCATGTAGCTCGTACGCCAGCACCACTTTCTGTTTACAGGTAAGACAGACGATTTTGGGCATTCcaaacaattcttttgctatcaattcctGGCTATCTCCATTCGAGAAAACTGATGTACAGACGGTTTTTAGCATGCTGTACAGATTTGGCTGATTTTCGCTCGGTGAAGTGTAGATGTCTTCCACCTCCAATTCCGTAGTGTCTTCCATACAAATGCGACACAGCAGTGAGGCATTGGTTTGTAAACGGAATTCCATTTTGTAATAAACTATTCAGTACAGTTTAATATTCTGGAATTAGCTTCTTAAAAAATAATCTACCTTGTATTTCAGACCTAACAACTTTCAAAATATAACGAATATTTTCTCTATCAGTAAAAATCAGAATTATCACTAATTTATTTGGTTATTTAATTGTAAAACaatattttgtgaaaaaaattaatactgGGTCACATCGGGATATCACATTGACAGATGAATATCAACAAAACATTGATGCATGCCAGGGTTGCCATTTATACAgatttagggcatgttcaggagcgttttattttgtatgggagtttcaaagtagaactggaactgaaacattcacatcccctaTAGGTTGGCCGAATTTGGTGCGGGGCCggttggccgagttgtaaattATCGGCAAGGTCGTAAACGCCGATCGATTTGAATTTTGACCAATAAAGGCAGCATTGGATGAGGAGAAAAATGAATGCAAACTTAAGAATACGCTGTAAATATGCGTAGGAAAAGAAAGCAGATGGAGCTGTGAAACAGTTCACACTGAAAGCCATTCgacgaaaaaataacaaaaccaattcttgttttcctaattagttgattacaacaacaaaataaaatatgttattaaattttctcttatttttgCGAGATTCTAAAATAATAGTTACTCATGGGCGGTCAACTAAACTAAGctaaaataatagttattgaaaattattattgattttgacaGTAAACTAGCCAAAAAGCACACCGTACTGACACAAATCGAGTAAAAGACAGCAACTGTGTTCATACCAGCTAGGCATAACGGTTATGCTGGTAGGTAGTTGTCTCAAATTTAAAAGCTTGTTTTAGCCTGGACCCAACCACTTGAGCCACATAAACCACAAAAATTTAACTGACCTCATTGCCGGTTTTAACTAGTTTAtcgtcaaaaatatttcaaaaaaaggaACGATTTTCACTGACATTTTGTCTCAATACATGTATACCATTGAAGTTTGAAAGCATTAAGGATCACTATCAAAATCtttctatttcggatttagttgattgaattataaaatttaaattatgaaCGAATTTTGTAATATGCAATAAGATAACTATTTTTCATCTCTTAATATGCAAAACTAGATGTGTAATAAATTTTATTCGTAGTGCTGGCTAattaaatagaatagaattgaaAATCATACCTGTCACAcgaaattaaattcattaatcTATTACAAACAATTCCCGAATACCTCTTGCCATTTTGTCTCTTTTAAGATTCATaggagcgttttgttttataatttcgaacagttttgttttaaaagttaaaactgttatacgacgccgttctatttgttgctgattttaaaacacgtttagaactgtgttttgaaTACTAGCAAAGTTTttagcacagacacttagacccgatagactatggaaaaataaatttgaatgcagtaacgctgaaggcatggcgagacatgaattctttttttttttttttttttttttatttatttatttattaaaccTAGTCTGGCCTTCTGCGTTACCCGCCTCCACGGCCAAGTTCACTATATTTAAGCATATCAATTACATATCATAGCATATTACATATCAATATTATTGTCGttaataaatttacatataagtTTCCAAACTTCGATATTCCCTCTTTTTAAGATGGTTTCCATATCCGGAGGGATAGCTGTCCTTTTCAAAGCCACCCACAATTCTTGTCGCTGATTATCGTCATACTCTTCACACTCAAAAACTATGTGTTCCGGTGTAGCATCTCCTTTGCCACAAGTGCAATCCGAGGATGGCACTATTCCATTCCTATTCAGATGGGATAGTAAACGAGAGTGGTTTGAGATGAACTTCGAGAGAATCACAATCTGACGTCTTCCGAGCGATAGATGTTTGAACCAAGGCTCTGTATCAACTTTTGGTATAATCCGATGGCAGTATCGTCCTTTTGTGCTACAGTCCCAACGGTTTTGCCAAGCTAACATTGCTTTCACCTTCCCTGAACATTGTATGTCGTTGCTACAAAGTTCGCCAAACTGTTCTATTCCATTCGCTGTTGCTTCCTTTGCTGCTTTATCTGCTTGTTCATTTAAAGCAACTCCCCTATGCGCAGGAACCCACAGAAGAGAAATATCGTAACCTGCATTGTTTAGGTCTCTGAGAATTTTTCTGGTCTGGAGCCAAACCATCGGAGTGGAGCTAGTGATTTTATCGTTCCGCAGCATCATCAGACTGCTCATGCTGTCTGACAAAATCAAATACTTGTTCCTTGTTTGTCGTGCCACATGTTCTAGAGCATATAAAATCGCTACCATTTCCGCGTAGAATACTGTTGCTGCTCCTGGCAATTTACTTAGGAGCACCTTTGTTTCATTTTCACACACTACAGCCGCACCCACGTGATCGTCAGTTTTCGATCCGTCGGTAGCTAGTCGATGATAATCTTCGTAATGTTTAACAATGTGTATATTCACTTTTCGGTTCCAGTTATCGCCTACTACAACGGCATCTGTCTGCAATCTTAAATCCACCCTAGGAGTATAATGGTTTATATCCCTGTCGAATAAGTAACATGGTAATTTCGTCAACAATTTACACGAGGGTAAAAGATCGTGCATTGCTAAAATGCTCCTACTGATGGTGTTCGTCGTTAAACTGCTCGAAATGATCGGCTCTGCATATTGTTCGTGCCAAGCTTGCAAATAATAGCGTTTGCTGACAAATTTATCTACTGCTATCTGTCTTCTAAGCTGCAAAGGCATAAGTCCCGCCAACAACTCAAGCGATTGCGTGTGAGTTGTTTTGGTGCTACCAAGACATGTGCGTATACACTGCCACTGTATGCGATCCAACTGAATTGATATCCACTCCGGGCAGTCAGCCATAAACATCCCTCCATACTCTAATACAGATCTGATACATGACTTATATATTTTCAGAAGTAACTCTGGATGTGAACCCCAAGTTTGTCCGGATATACACCTTAAAAAGTTTACATAGGGCAAGGCACGCTGTTTCACGTAGCGCACATGTCGATTCCATGAGAGTGTTGGAGTTAAATACACCCCAAGGAGTTTCGCGCTCTCTTCGTACTCGATTGAATGACCGTTAATAGTGATATTTGGCATGTTGCTTATTTTTCTTTGCGCAAAGATCATTGCACTACATTTTGAAGGGGACAGGTCCAGCCCTAATAGCCTCAGACCATTCGCGATGCAATCTAAACCCTGTTGTAGTATGGTACTGCTCCGCTCTGGTTCGCTGCCTCTCACCATCATCGATACATCATCCGCAAAATCAACAATTATTATTCCAGGAATTGCCGCTATAGTTTTCATAACGTTATTAATTAGAATATTAAAACAGAGCGGACTGAGTGGAGATCCCTGCGGGAGACCCATCCACGTGGTTCTATTGATAGAATGAAGTGAGTCCACTGATATAGTTAGCACACGTTGATGGAATAATTTGTAAACCGTCTTAACAACACTATGAGGTATATCCCATCTAAGCATTTCCGTCATCAAAATATTTATGTTCACGCAGTCGTATGCACTGCGTATATCCAGCATGACAAATAAGGCATGTTGACGATTCGCGATGGTTTGACTAGCATTGCGTATAACCGTGTGTAAGGCATCCTGAGTACCCTTTCCCTTCCTAAATCCGCAGATTTCATCAGAGAAGTAACCTCTGCTCTCCATGTGCCATTCAATTCGATTTTTAATCATGAGTTCAAAAGTTTTCCTGAAGCACGATGCTAGCGCAATAGGTCTATAGGATTTTGGATTTGTCGCCTGTTGTCCAGGTTTTAAGATCGGAACAATACGAAAAACTTGCCATCCTTCCGGTATGTCACCCGACCAGAAAATCGAATTGTATATTTCCAGCAATGCTTTTTTTCCATTAAATGGAAGGCTCCGTAGGGCGATATATGGCACACCGTCACTTCCCGAAGCAGAATTCTTCGTTTCTGCTAGCGTTTTGTTTAGATCATGAATATTGAAGAAAGGCGGCTCATCCTCTTCGACGGAATACCTCAATTCTGGGTGAAGCGGTTCGAGTGATGAAGGAGGAGCCACTCGTTCTAAAAGGTTTTCCATTATACAAGCATCTCGTAGTTGATTGGTACCGTTCGATCTTCCCTTAAATTTTTTCGCCATTCTCCAGAGAGACGATAAAGAGGTATCACTGTCCAAAGAATCACAAAACTTTTTCCACGAATCGcgttttttaactttaatcatttttttgaaatcacttTCTGCTTTTCGGTAACATGGGTATAGCTGAGCGGAATGACCACCAGCTTGCCATATTCGGAATTCGTTTTGCACTTTCAGTTTATGTCGATCCAGTTCTTCATCCCACCAAGGCTTTCTTTCTCCTCGACCTTTCGTTCCACTATCATTTCATACTTCTTCCAATCAACTTTTCTGAACTGACGATCGACTTTTGTCACTGTTAATTGTTGTTCACACACAAAAACAATCGGCACATGATCACTACCGAATGGTGTATCAAGCGTGTCCCATTCGAAGCACAAACTTATGTCGTTGGATACTGCGGTAATGTCAATTGCACTAGATGGTCTGGAACTATCGAATCTTGTATGTTTGCCATTATTAATAATCACCATACCACTGTTGTCGAATGCGCTGTGCAGGATTATACCCCGTCTATTATCGTTTGAATTTCCCCACAAAGTATGCTTGGCGTTCCAATCTCCTCCAATAATACAGGGCTTTGGAATTGACCCCATAAAATCTTCCAGAATTTCTTGGGTTAAAGTTGACTGCGGATGAATGTATATAGACACAACAGTTAAGTGTCCCCTATTGGACGCAATCGAACAAGCCACAGCTTCTATTCCACTACAATCTTTCAATGGGACCGCGACAGGATCAAGATCTTGATTGATTGCTATTAACACTCCCATAGAGTTGCGCCTATGATCTCTACGAAGCACCATGTGGTCCTTAATATTAAAAGTCAGAAGTTGATCCAGGTGGGTTTCTGATAATAAAGTTACGGAAATATTATAAGAGTTGATCAAGTTGACGAGCTCTGAGTTTTTCTGCTTGATACCCCTACAGTTCCACTGAAGGAATCTGATGGGCTCCGATGacgtttcgttgttcgttgtGCTCATTATAATTGGTCAGGAGGGCTCTCCACAGGGTCGTACACCCTTTCCCGATATTCGCACGGTTCGTAGATTTCGTTATCTCCGATCGGGTGTTCCAATACCTCGTGTACTGAAACGACGATCTGCTCAGTAGATTGACGACGAAAATGTATGAGTTCACCGTTGCTGATGTCTTCACAGGACCTGCTATAGTTGACTATCTGCTCATCCGCGATATCACCAATTTCCTCTTCTTCGTGTCTGCGTGTTGGTCTCACTTTTAATGGTGGATATTCATCCTCATCGCTGATATTGTTCATTGAGCTGCTTTTTCTTTTAGAGAGCATCGAGCTCTCCCCTAGCTGATTCTCCTCTCGATCAATGGTCACTGTTGTACGCTTTGGAGACTGTGAAGTTGGGGGAGCCAATGCGGCAAACCAATCAGTCTTTCCCTGGGAAAAACTATTTTGACGCTTCTTTTCCTCTTCCTTCTTTCGACTGAACAGTGGACAAAGGGACCGATCGTCCGCTCTGTGATCACCAGAGCAATTCACACAGATGGGTCCGCCTATACAAATGTGACCTTCACTAAAGTCATCCACTTGACACGAGTTACATCGGAGTTTACTTTTGCATTGTTTTTCCATGTGTCCAAATCGCCAACAACGGCGGCATTGTCTGACTGAGTAATTGTATTTCCTGATCGGGTATAGCACATTGTCAAGCTCAATATGGGAAGGCAAGTCGTGACCTTCGAATGTAAACACAATAAGAGACAATGGTTCAGTAACGCCTAGCGTTTTTCTTTGCATTCGTCTGTATTCAACAACGGGTGGATTATTGTTCTGATACGCTTTTGATTTCTCGAAGGCTATAGCGTAGGCAAGATCCTTATCCTCTACTCCTTCCATTGTTGCTACTCCTAGACACTCCACCAATCTTTGCGGTATGTACAAGTTTACGTTAGGGTACTTTTGAGCCACGAGTTTATTCGCGGTTTCTGCCGATCTCAAAAGTATTTTAGCCTTTCTCTTGGACATACTAACTGCTTTTATGTATCCATCTCCAAAATCCGTCAGAATCTTTTTTGACAATTTGGCAATCTCCAGCTTCGCGGAAATAGTTTCAGCAATAACTATGAACGGACCCGGGTGAGATGTACCATATTTCCGTACACGGAAGACTCGATCCGACTTAAGGTCATCTCTCTCCGTCCCCATCGTTTGTTGTATAGCCACAACTAAGCACTAACTGGTTCTATCGGCTTTCGATTATCACTCCTCTGAAGAATACACGGTACGTGTGATCGCTATCGAAGTTGAATATCGACTGGAGACATGAATTCTAAATTAAATAGAACAttcgctaaaactgctgctggggagagcaagttctagttttaaaattttcagttttatattatataactgtcaaaattatgaatctagaactgatacactcctgaacatgctcttatattttaaatttcgaacagttttcgttccgttcactgaaaaaaatcgctaTATTGAATCTATTGCGCATTTTGCACCTAACAAGACTCCTGCGTTGAAAATATTTGCACAGTGCATTCCCCTCACATCACATACACATATGCGTTCCGATTTCTCGTACCCTATCTGACAgttctttttgttttgtgtttgcaATTTGCTGCTGCTAGATT carries:
- the LOC131692293 gene encoding zinc finger protein 664-like; protein product: MEFRLQTNASLLCRICMEDTTELEVEDIYTSPSENQPNLYSMLKTVCTSVFSNGDSQELIAKELFGMPKIVCLTCKQKVVLAYELHESCTETDRKLWEMIIVQQELQDEAVIMGKEELQISSDEFPRKDFSGHDMNKDNNKECQTQKAIDKKLADSTGKACDLCTRVFKTTAQLRDHMKTRHANQVVDCDECEEVFFSPLKLEDHKLYHSTGKKYSCHVCKKRFKSICGARNHTRAHASVAPFKCDHCDKGFHNKTAFDVHCRRHTALRLYGCEQCPSRFFTVSAVKQHMLTHTKERNFSCDICGARFTKNFSLKTHVKNHSGERPYVCDICPQKFTTSNTLKRHKLTHTGEKPFKCAYCDRAFSQSNDLAKHSRNHVGDKPYKCDRCEAAFRLLSDLRNHYKVHFQSGEQGENDAMCALNKLYFDGSKGQPFTIVSVLNRRFEQEKQQREQKQQEEIDEKL